One window of the Grus americana isolate bGruAme1 chromosome 13, bGruAme1.mat, whole genome shotgun sequence genome contains the following:
- the LOC129212058 gene encoding galanin receptor type 1-like, whose amino-acid sequence MEEQEDNFVLSLRTNTSKCSLETNQTGAPTCWSGATRGGPEVVIVPVLFGLIFLLGMVGNTLVLVVLGRLRPGGRPSRSATNIFILNLSIADFSFLLFCVPFQATIYSLPEWIFGAFFCKWVHYLAMATMLVSIFTLVAMSVDRYIAVVHAKRSLCIRSKRNAALGVGVIWLLSLLIAIPVAQHQALLSGHQQAPNSSFCWEHWADGSTAKQMYKITILLVGYLLPLVLISCCYAKVLYHLHTKVKNISKKSERSKKKTAQTVLLVVTVFLLSWLPHHIITMWAEFGQFPLNNISFTFRIISHCLAYGNSCINPIIYAFLSENFRKACRQVFTCKFFPRSVPTEMLARIRMENFSTTHSTTNI is encoded by the exons ATGGAGGAGCAGGAAGACAACTTCGTGCTTTCCCTCAGAACCAACACCAGCAAGTGCAGCCTTGAGACTAACCAAACAGGTGCCCCAACATGCTGGTCAGGAGCAACTAGGGGTGGCCCGGAGGTGGTGATTGTACCAGTGCTTTTTGGGTTGATTTTCCTCCTAGGAATGGTGGGAAACACATTggtgttggttgttttggggcGACTCCGGCCTGGGGGACGCCCATCACGCAGCGCTACCAACATCTTCATCCTGAACCTGAGCATTGCagatttctcctttctgctcttctgcGTTCCCTTCCAGGCCACCATCTACTCCCTGCCAGAGTGGATCTTTGGTGCCTTCTTTTGCAAATGGGTTCACTACTTGGCCATGGCAACAATGCTGGTCAGCATCTTCACTCTGGTGGCTATGTCTGTGGACAGATACATTGCTGTGGTCCATGCCAAGCGTTCACTCTGCATCCGCAGCAAGCGCAATGCTGCCCTCGGTGTGGGTGTCATTTGGCTGCTGTCTCTACTCATTGCCATCCCTGTGGCTCAGCATCAGGCCCTCTTGAGTGGTCATCAGCAAGCACCCAACAGCTCCttctgctgggagcactgggcagaTGGTTCAACAGCCAAGCAGATGTACAAGATTACCATCCTGCTGGTGGGATACCTCCTGCCCCTGGTGCTCATCAGCTGCTGCTATGCCAAG GTTTTATATCATCTCCATACTAAAGTAAAGAACATTTCCAAGAAGTCAGAGAGATCAAAGAAGAAG ACAGCGCAGACGGTGCTTCTCGTGGTCACCGTGTTcctgctctcctggctgccacACCACATCATCACGATGTGGGCAGAGTTTGGGCAGTTTCCCCTGAACAACATCTCCTTCACCTTCCGCATCATCTCTCACTGCTTAGCCTATGGGAACTCTTGTATCAACCCCATCATTTATGCTTTCCTCTCGGAAAACTTCCGCAAGGCCTGCCGGCAAGTCTTCACCTGCAAGTTCTTCCCACGGTCTGTTCCCACTGAGATGCTGGCCAGAATACGCATGGAGAACTTCTCTACCACACATTCGACCACCAACATATAA